ggtgaatgatctgattgacatgacccattccattagcttagcacccaatcgtttagtatgttgctattgctttcttcataacttatacatgttcctatgactatgagattatgcaactcccatttgccagaggaacactttgtgtgctaccaaacgtcacaacgtaaatgggtgattataaaggttctctacaggtgtctccaaaggtacatgttgggttggcgtatttcgagattaggatttgtcactccgattatcggagaggtatctctgggctctcggtaatacacatcacataagctttgcaagcattgcaactaatgagttagttgcgagatgatgtattacagaacgagtaaagagacttgccggtaacgagattgaactaggtattgagataccgacgatcgaatctcgggcaagtaacataccgatgacaaagggaacaacatatgttgttatgcggtctgaccgataaagatcttcgtagaatacgtaggagccaatatgagcatccaggttccgctattggttattgatcggagacatgtctcggtcatgtctacattgttctcgagcccgtagggtccgcacgcttaaggtttcgatgacagttatattatgagtttataagttttgatgtaccgaaattagttcggagtcccagatgtgatcacggacatgacgaggagtctcgaaatggtcgagacataaagattgatatattggacggctatattcggacaccggaagtgttccaggtgatttcggagaaaaccggagagccggagggttaccggaaccctaccgggagaagtaatgggccttatgggccttagtggagagagagaggggcagccaggatgggccgcgcgcctcctcccccctggtccgaattggactaggagaggggggcggcgcccccctttccctctccctccccacttccttacccctcctagtaggagtcctactcctactaggaggaggactcctcctggcgcgcctataggggccggccggcctcctccccttgctcctttatatacgggggcaggggggcacccctagacacaagttgatccgtgtgatcatattcttagccgtgtgcggtgccccccttccatcatagtcctcgataatattgtagcggtgcttaggcgaagccctgcgacggtagtacatcaagatcgtcaccacgccgttgttctgacggaactcttccccgacactttgctggatcggagtccggggattgtcatcgagctgaacgtgtgctagaactcggaggtgccgtagtttcggtgcttgatcggtcgggccgtggagacgtacgactacatcaaccaaacgcttccgttgtcgatctacaagggtacgtagatcacactctcccctcccgtttctatgcatcaccatgatcttgcgtgtgcgtagattttttttttgaaattactacgttccccaacagttgggacacccctgcagggatttgaactttcgaaagccgtgcccgcggttatgggcagatgggaatttgttaatgtccggttgtagataacttgaaccttaacttaattaaaatgagtcaactgcgtgtgtgaccgtgatggtctctttccggcggagtccgtgaagtgaacacggtgttggagttatgcttgacgtatgttgttttaggatcacttcttgatcatacttttatcgaccgtgctttgctttctcttctcgctctcttttgcgtatgttagccaccatatatgctagtcgcttgctcagctccacctcatacctttaccttacccataagcttaaatagtcttgatcgcgagagtgcgagattgctgagtccccatagctcacagatactttcaaaaccagcttgcaggtgccgatgagtccgtgcagatgacgcaaccaagctcaaggaggagctcggtgaagatcttgtcctttgtgttgtttcgttctagttgatcagtagtggagcccagttgggatcgatcggggaccttgtcgcatttggggttcttcttttattttggttccgtagtcggaccttgagtgtatttggatgatgtaatgctttattcatgtaactgtgtgaagtggcgattgtaagccaactatgtatttttcccttatgtattacatgggttgtgtgaagattactcacttgcgacattgctttcaatgcggttatgcctctaagtcgtgcttcgacacatgagagatatagccgcatcgaggacgttacaagttggtatcagagccttccccgaccttaggagccccattgcttgattgttatttagcggccgagttgtgtctagaaaaatatttttgagtcatttaggaattatatatcgaagagtttaggaattctttttactttccAGTctgctcatcgctctggtaaggcatcctgacgtagagttttgactcttttcTTCTTAAATTTCACAGATACGAGGAATGTGACTGTTTAGGGGCTGTCAGAAGCTGTCCATGGATGTTTAGAATGGCGAATTTGTCGAGTCCGGCGTAGATGCTCTGAAGGCCTAATAAAATACCAATGGGTCGAGTGGGCACAATTGTTTAGTCGTCACGCCAACGGCACGTACAGAAACACacaccttgttaattaacagatcgAAGATCGCATCTACTCCTATCTAACTGCATCATACATAATGATCTAGATTCTTGATCACTTTACTTCCTCCTTTTCCCTGCCCAGCGGGGGTGCCTGACAAAATGTTTTCTTTATCTCCCTCTGTGATCTCCAGATTGTTGGAGGATAGCATTGTGTACGCCCAACTGTCCAAACCTTGGAATAAACGTACGTGCCACCACCCAAACTATATTGCGCCTGCGGTTCACGCTCGTACTTAACAACGGAGAAGTAACATGCGTGCAAGGCTGGAGCCCTGGAGGTCAACATGCAGCTTCTGTAGGAGGCTCTCTTCCTCGAGAGCTGGAGATCGCCCCATGTGACCGCACGATCCCGTTTCATTGTTAATGCGCGCTCATGAAAGGTCTGCCCGGTAGAATAATCGGCGACGCAACGACGACGAAGGATCCTGCAAATCGAGCCACCACATCCTAATCTAGCACAAACGGAAATGAAGAAAGAGACAGGGTCGCTCGAACGGCCTGACTTCGATCTTGCGAACTCGTTCGTTCAGATCTCGCTCTCATGGCTTCTGCGCTGCGCCAGTTGGTGACCGGCCTACAGATTGGACCGGAGAGCCCCCGGCTCGCTTTTCCGGCCGATCATCCGATGCGTATGATTGGCGCAGCGCATGTCTCGCGCCGTGTTCTTGCTCCGTGCTTGCGTCGATGATCGACCCTGCGGCGGAGCTATAGTGGATTCCTTGGGCGGGCCAGCCTAAAAAAAAAGCATAGAAAAGAGATAGGTCAGGCCACTTGGCAAGCTATTTAGGCAATGTTTCAGCTAGGCAGGGCGGGCAAGCACGGGTTAGCCCTAACGTAGCTTCGCCACTGCCTGCGTGGTTGTTTCTCCTGGCTTCCGTGTGGATCGGACGGGATGCTCGGCTCAGATTTGCTATTTCTAGCGCCTGTGGTCGAAACGCCGGCACTCTCTTTTCGTCCCATCTTTAACTAACCAATCACATAAATTATAAATCGACAAAAGTAACGAGCGAACGTTCTCACCTTGTCGATAGATCTGAACGAGTTCGATCCGCTCCAGCGCTCCACCTTCCGCCCGCTTTTCATTTTTCGCAAAAAAATGAGCAGCGGTAGGAATCAATCCTTCCACCTGTTGCGCGCATTCTACTACCGGTAACCAGCCCAGCTAACGCTTTCATGTGGTTAAAGATATGTTACACTTGCTTTTATCGTATTACTACTCCTTTGCATCTACAACCAAAAAACTAGAAAATAAatttgatgtgtgtgtgtgtggtgcctCTGGACTCGGACTTGAGTCTCTCGTAACTAAGCTCCAGCCCATTAACCTGCTCACTTAATACTTTTTTTATTGTCTTATCCCCTAATTTTATGCTTTTAAATAGCCCTTAGGTAACAGTAGGCAGTTGTATATGTAGTATTAAAAGCGCTATTGTCTCTCTGCATTATGGTAGTATGTCTCGTTGTCTTGCTTCCATTTTCACCTTGTCCGAGAAATATAAATAATGGGCTGAAAAAATTAAGAGCATTGAAATGAGAGCACACAATCCTTGCTTCCATTATGGTAGCATGTTTCTCTCCATTTAAAGACCAGAGCACACAACCAATGCATACCATCGGGCTCCTGGACTTGATAACTTAGGTACAGAAATCACAATAACTTTGCCctcatgaataaaagttgttgaaaacCTACCACCGATAACTTctttgtaaatagcatgataatatacacTCCCAGACTTGATAACTTAGGAATAAACACCACGATAATTTTCACCCGTGGAAAAAACTTGTTGAAAACATACTCCGATAACATTTGTGTAAATACATGGTAATATAGGCTCCCGGACCTGATAACTTAGATACAAATACCACGATAATTTTGACCCGcgaaaaaaagttgttgaaaaaacACTCTGATAACTTTTGtgtgtgtaaatagcatgataatatcgGCTACCGGTCCTGATAACTTGggtacaaacaccacgataactttgaTCCCATGAGAAAAATTGTTGAAAACATACAACCAATAACTTTtttgtaaataacatgataatatacacTCTCAGACTTGATAACTAAGGTATAAACTCCACGATAACTTTGACCCGTGGAAAAAAGTTATTGAAAACATACTCCAGTAACatctgtgtaaataacatggtaatatagacTTTTcggacctgataacttaggtacaaacaccacgataactttgaCCCATGAAAAAACTTCTTGAAAACATACTCTGATAActttttgtgtaaatagcatgacaATATAGGCTCCGGtcctgataacttaggtacaaacaccatGATAATTTGGACGTTATTTTTTGTTGTTGAAAACATACCACTGATAACTTCTCGTATAAATAAAATGAGCTGATAACATAGAAAAATGTTGTTAAAAATACCCCCAATAACTAATGTGTAAACAACATGATAATACACACACATAAGAGCTGATAACTCATATACAAATCTCATGGTAATTTTTTGACCGAGGGAATGAAAATTGTTGAAAAAGATACCCTCGATAATCTTTGTGCAAGATAGTAATATACACAACAAAGCTGATAACTCGCTGCAAACATAATAATCACTTTTCGACCCCTGGgataaaagtttgttgaaaacatacccCCCGAAACTTTTGTGTAAACGACACGGTAACTTAAGTATGACAGACGTGATAACTCACGTAGCCCGGATGTGGTAACTTTTGGTGCGAAAAAAAAGTCATCAGAACATATCAACACGGAatgtagtttcgaagatctcgtcgagacgcttTTTTTTGTTGAAGAAGGTTTTTTAATCGGGGTGatggtttgagctacaaaacattttaaagTTTGAAAAAAAAAAAGAATCTAGAATGACATCTGCTTTCGTCTTTTAATGAATATATGCATGTAATTAGAGGAAGGAGTGCACGTGAAAGGAAAATTAGTCATTCTAATGCATGCATGTATATAATTAGAGTGAAGTAAGAATTGTTCTTACCTATTGCTAAAATCCAAACGTTTGGTAGTTATAAAAGCCCATTATAAATTATAGTGATGATCCTTCCTTGACCCGGAACCTCAATCCGACGCCGTGTCACGGTGTCAGCGATACGAGAGAGCTTTTTCACATACTGATGAGGATACGTGTTCGCACAGCGGTGAGAACGCATCTTCTCAAAAGCGACGGCAGGGCTGCACCATTAGCACACGGATACGATCGAATGAACGCAGAGAGCCACACCACAATGGATCATGCATGCGTGAGCCCGTGCGGCGCGGGCGCAGCGTTGGCGGCGCCTCCTGCTCCGCGCACCCCGCCAGGTTGCGTGAGCCACCTACCCAGCCCGGTACACACGTAGCCGGCCAAGAAGAGCAAGAAAAATCGGACCATCTTTTTGCAGCTCCGGTGAATCAGTGATGGCTATAGGTTCGTTGGTTCAACACGTCCTTTCTGTTTCTGCCAACATTTCGGGGACGGGGGCGTCGCTGGCTGCTACCGCCGCAACACCACCGATCGGACGGTCGGAAGCACAGCGTGGAGCCGAGCGTCAGAACGACGATTTTTATCATCTTCTTCTTCGCGGGAGACGGCTGTTAACGCGGGGCCCGCTCGCCGCCCTGTTCCGCGCACCTCCGGAAAGGTTGCGAACTTCGATCCTCCGTGGCCGACGACGCTATGGTGCATCGTGCTGCCGACGCGCTGGTGTCCAGACTCGTACGTCGTACGTGATCGCATCGGCACCTTCACGGACGCGCACGGCACGGGGGAGGAGCGTGCACATTTTTCTCCCATGTGTGCGCAAAAAATGCACGCCGTCCCGTAATGCTTTCAACAGCCTGGGAAGTCTACAGTCTGCACGTGCACTGACTAACCTAGCCTGACAACAAAGTCCCTCCTgtctaaggcctcctttggtttgaaggATTTTTATAAAAATTTCATAGGATTAATTtttataggaattttttttaaagccCTTCGGTTTGAAGGAATGGAATCCTATTTCTATGAAAGAATTCTTCCTATCCTTTACATTTCATAAGAAAATAAACATTAGTCTAGACTCaataaaaaaaaatcctatgaagtGAATCAAAGGACATCTTCTTTCTTATTTCTACTCATAGAATTTGAGATGCATGTATCTTATTTTCTATGACTTTTCTATTTCTataattttcctattctatgaaccaaaagaggcctagaGTGTCATCCAGTTCAAAGGAACCACAAAATTACCTAGCCATCCCATCCACCCATTTTTACGGGAAAAAGACCAATCATTCGTTCTCACTTGCGCACAGGAATTTTCTTTCCTCGCTGGAACCCCTCCTACCCaccacaaaaaagaaaaaaacagaagtgcCCCTATTATATCCTCCCAAAGTCCACATCCGAGCCTATTAAACCCCCTCGCTCTCGTCTCAGCAGCAACCCAAATCCCAGCCGCCACCATCACTGCTCCCCCTCTCTCCTCAGTCCCCACTACTCTTCCCACGCAGCTGGGGACGCCCTCCCATTTACTGAGCCAagaggaggaggggaagaagaattGATTGCCGATCCGGCGCAGACCAATAAATTGTTCCCGCCTCCGCCGCGAGATCATCATGGCTGCTGCCGCCACGAGGAGGGCCGCCTCCTCGCTCGCCTCCCGCTGCCTGCTCGCCAGGCCCGCAGCGTCGCCCGCCGCTGTCCCCTCCGCGCTCCGCAGGGCAGGTGCGTGAATTCATTGCTCCAGGTCCGTGATTATTCCCTCCGTATCTGCAGACTGCAGCGGCACCAGTAGGATTCTGTGACTGGTTTGGTGCCCGTAGTCCCTCCTTTCGCGTTCTTGGCATGGCCGTGTTTCAGATCGAGGCACGCAGGCTCACCCGATGATCCGAATCTCAGGGAGCTCTTCTGTGGCGCCTGCTTTCTGCCCCCTCCGATAATTGTCACTAGTTTAACGATACCCACGCTTAGCTACTCGTGGCACCACCAGTTAGTAAATTAGTATTCTTTCATGTCTGCTGATTGAAAGGTCTCAAATACAGTATTTAACAACTGTTCCTTGGTTGGTTCATCCGGAGGAAACAATGATCTTGTGGCGTATCGCATCCGAATGCGATTTTAGCAGTCCCCGTCTTCAGGGAGAAAAAGCGAATGCGTATCCTCCTAGCTCTTGAATCAAATGTGACGTCCGCTCTGCGCCACCTATTTCTCGGCTAATGGAGCCTTTTGCGCTTGCGTCCAAGTAGCGCGCGTGTTCCTTTGGCTCGCTCGCTGTCATCAGTGGGCCGAGTTGTGGGCAGCGGTTTGGACTTTTCTGTCTATCGTTTTTCCTTTGGAGATAAGATTTTGCCCGACATGATAGGATGTCTGCTTGTTTTTCTCCCGGTCGTTATCGGAGCAGTGGAAAACTGAGGTCATGATCTTCTGTCCATTTCCTGTGCTGCTCCTTCGCCGTAGATAAAAATCTGTGATGCATTTTTCAAGGAGCTAGAAGAATTCGCCAGAAAATGCAGCCGGACTGTAGTATTTTTCCACGGTATTATTATTTTTCTGGTCATACATTACCGGGaggaaaaaatatatttttgttaACTAGATAAGTAAAAACCACAGGTGATAATGACAAGTGCAAACTTGTTTTCCACAATTATGAACATAAGGGCTAAAACATGACATTTTGCTCGTCGCCAAACCTGATACCAAATCTGCATTCACCACGCCATCTTCAGTTTTACATTTGTTTTGGCACCAGATCAGATCCAACCATAATATGTGGACATGAGTGAATATAGTTGTTTATCAGGAAATCACCTCATCTGTTCCCACATTTCTCAAACTGCCACTTACTGTATGTGCATTATTAACTCTGGCTGCAGATGGTGCACGTGGATTGTTGCCAGGACTCCTTCAGAGGTTCGGCACTGCGGCAGCAGCAGAGGAGCCCATTTCGCCTTCTGTCCAAGTGGGCGAGACACAGCTCCTTATCAACGGCAAATTCGTTGATGCTGCATCTGGTAAGCTACTTCAGCTGAGCTGCTAATGAGGCTGGGCCCATGGGGCCAGTTCGGTGAGCTTCAGCTCTGCTTGAGCAGTATAGGCCCATAAACTGGAACCCTATAGGCTTCAGTTTTTGTTTTCTCATGCTTTTTTTCACGCACCATCATGTTTTTGTATGAGCTCAGTCAACTGACAATGTGCATCTGCATGTAATCAGGTAAAACTTTCCCGACTGTGGACCCTCGCACCGGGGAGGTGATTGCCCGCGTGGCCGAAGGAGATGCCGAAGATGTTGACCGTGCGGTTGTCGCTGCCCGCAAGGCATTCGATGAAGGGCCATGGCCCAGGATGACTGCCTATGTAAGCACTTCAGCTTGGCAGTTCTGTTCCTGTTGTAGTTTCATAGTCTGGGGTGATGATGCTCATAGGCTGCTGCAAATTTTCCTCTACAGGAGAGATCCCGTATTCTTCTGCGGTTTGCTGATTTGATAGAGAAACACAATGATGATATCGCTGCACTGGAGACGTGGGACAACGGGAAGCCCTATGAGCAAGCTGCCCACATCGAAGTGCCAATGCTTGCTCGGCTTATGCGGTACTATGCAGGTGAGAGCAGCTTACATCCTGACAGTAATAGATAGACCTAGCCAAGAAGTTAAACTCCATACATGACTAACAAAGATGCCATTTCTGCTGAAATATGCAGGCTGGACTGACAAGATCCATGGTCTCATCGTACCGGCTGATGGCCCTCACCATGTACAGGTGCTGCACGAGCCGATTGGTGTCGTGGGTCAGATCATCCCGTGGAACTTCCCACTTTTGATGTATGGCTGGAAAGTTGGCCCTGCTTTGGCCTGTGGTAACACTATTGTTCTCAAGACTGCTGAACAAACTCCTCTATCTGCCCTCTATGTTTCTAAGCTGTTGCATGAGGTTGGTGGCATGACCATTTCATAATTTTTTATTTGCTAAGGAGATTTATGTCTAGTTATTTCATGTTATTCTAACAGTTATTGGATTTACCATGGTTAAAATGGGATTTGATTTATCTGATAACCTTTTTGAATATCAAAGTGGGTTGTTGTTGGATTGCGTAGTACCGGGATTAGAAGGTGTGGGGATTAGTTTGGACCTTTTGGAACAGCTGATATAACAAATGCGTTACCCACTGTACGTGTTGAGTGATCTCTGAAAGCTCAATGGTATTTTATACAAAAGTTGCTTTGCTGCATAGTTATAAAATGCATAGCTGTTTTTATAAACTATccaagatccaaatgattcaaatttCAGTGCATTCAGTTGCTAATTTAGTTATTTGCCAATGTAGCGAGCAATTCATCCTCACTTTAGTATAGGATACCAACGTATATCTGTCATTCTGTCTAAGGCTGTACTAGCATATTGTGTTTGACGTTTTACTAGTCTACAAGTAAGAATCTGTATGATCCTGCAAGTTTTACTGAATTTAACTGATCAGAGTTTGCATGATTAAATAGGCTGGACTACCCGAAGGTGTCCTGAATATCGTATCTGGTTTCGGTCCTACTGCTGGGGCTGCTCTTGCTAGCCACATGGATGTTGACAAGGTAAACCTACACATTCTATAATTTTCGCGTTATTGAGAGTGACCAGAAAACTTATGCAGTATGCATGTTTGTACGGTCCAAATATGAAATTCAATTTTCTCATAATAAGCATATACTCTATGCAGATTGCATTCACTGGATCAACCGATACTGGGAAAGTTATTCTTGAGCTATCTGCACGGAGCAATCTTAAGCCAGTGACACTGGAGCTAGGAGGCAAATCTCCTTTTATCGTCATGGATGATGCGGATATTGACCAAGCCGTTGAGCTTGCGCATTTTGCCCTGTTTTTTAACCAGGTGTGTATTGGAATTTATGTCAAAATAAACATGATATTAGATAAAGTATATTCAACCACTTTTTTCCCCTTCCTCTGAACACTTTTATCTCCATTGTGGACTTGTAGGGACAATGCTGTTGCGCTGGGTCTCGCACCTTCGTACATGAGCGTGTTTATGATGAGTTTGTTGAGAAGTCCAAGGCTCGCGCTTTGAAGCGTGTAGTTGGTGATCCATTCAGGAAAGGTGTTGAGCAGGGTCCTCAGGTACACATGTTGTTCCCTAACCAGTGTAATTTAAACATTTTCTTATGTGCGAAGGTTAATTAATTAGCTTTGTTGCAACGTCCACATTTCCTTCTAGAAGCTAAGCAGTAATTAGGATGACCTAACCTTGCAAATTCCTTTGGCTTCTAGATTGATGACGAGCAATTCAAGAAGATCTTGCGGTACATTAAGTCGGGTGTGGACAGTGGAGCCACCCTTGTGACGGGTGGTGACAAGTTGGGTGACAAAGGTTACTACATCCAGCCAACAATTTTCTCAGATGTGCAGGTGAGCTGAACTGCTTAACTAGTTGATATTACCACAAGATAGTATATTAGCACAAATTCTCTTACTGTCTGTACCACCTGTAACAACATGTGCTTAACGTTTATCATATGGTTGTTTCAGGATGGCATGAAGATTGCCCAAGAGGAGATATTTGGGCCTGTTCAGTCAATCTTCAAGTTCAAGTGAGTATTTCATAAAAACTCTGAACATTATCCAAGTAACCAAGATCGAAACCAAAACTCTCAAGTAACAATTGTTCTTTTTCAATAGTGACCTCAACGAGGTGATCAAGAGGGCGAACGCAAGCCAGTACGGATTGGCCGCAGGTGTTTTCACCAACAACCTGGACACGGCCAACACCTTGACGCGTGCCCTCAGGGCCGGGACTGTCTGGGTGAACTGCTTCGACATCTTCGACGCGGCGATCCCCTTCGGCGGATACAAGATGAGCGGCATCGGTAGGGAGAAGGGCATTGACAGCCTGAAGAACTACCTACAAGTCAAGGCGGTCGTCACCGCGCTTAAGAACCCCGCATGGTTGTGAGCATAGCGCACCTATGGTCCTCCTTGAGACTCCGGAGAACGTGAAGACTCGCGACAATTGAAtgagaagaggaagatgatgatgatgacaccaACGAGGATCACTAATAAGCCCCTGCCTTCATGGGCAGCCAGCCACCGTCTCTAATAAATATCATATGTGATTTTCCTTTGTCAACCGTGGCAAGACATATATGTTGTAGCAACATTATGTTTATTATCGCCTGTTGGAGAAGTCTCTGGTTGCAGTAAATCTGTTTTTTTTTTCAGTTCTTCTACACATATGAAGCTACTGGTGTTCAATACCCTAGTTAATTCATGCCCTTGTTAAGCAGAGAATAAAGTTCTTGGTTTGGTTGAAGTTGCTAACTTCATTTAGCTGTTACCCTGCTGAAGTAACGGCGAAAAGATCAATGTGCTAGACAACCTCATTAAGCTGCTAGTACTTCATAACAATATATCCATGGCAACTGTGGAGGAACAAGTTGACAACCTTATTAAGCTGCTAGTACTTCATAACAATATATCCATGGCAACTGTGGAGGAACAAGTATGCAAATGCTGGCAAGTATGGAACCGAACAAACTAaaagaatactccctccgttccaaattactcgtcgtggttaccATGACAAGtaatttgaaatggagggagtacatgtgaaccaAATAATTGGTCTGTTCAAGGTGGCGACATACAAAAGTACTCTCGTACTAGCGATTTCAGGATTTGATTCTGCCACCAAACTGTGTAGTAGGTCCCAACTGGGCTTTGGTACATCAAAGTGGTTGAACGACCCAGCAAAGGTTGACAAACAGGACCATAACCATGCATGAAAAGAGACAAAATTCTAACGATCGTCCCTGAACTCGCTGGCGCGTAACACAAAAGTCTCCGAACTTAAAAACCACTCCAATATATGGTacttatatctatatctatatcaatataaaaagaTCAAAGAGACAGACCAATTAATCTCgggcatcaaatcatgtcaatccaacgatctagactgcttcaatgtcgagcactcaacatgtttagcatgcagttaatttcatgtcaaatatagtgctaatcacataataacacgcaaataatatcctatttaatatccgcatgcacttaatatacttccaaattaacgtgcattacaCATACACGTTGACTAtcaataccaatataaaaagatccaaatgggcagatccaaaccatctcgactgtcaaatcatgttatctagcggttcaaatcgctccaatgttgagcaccaaacacgtttaacgctctaattacccGCCACTGCCGTTGC
This portion of the Triticum dicoccoides isolate Atlit2015 ecotype Zavitan chromosome 7A, WEW_v2.0, whole genome shotgun sequence genome encodes:
- the LOC119329488 gene encoding aldehyde dehydrogenase family 2 member B7, mitochondrial-like, translated to MAAAATRRAASSLASRCLLARPAASPAAVPSALRRADGARGLLPGLLQRFGTAAAAEEPISPSVQVGETQLLINGKFVDAASGKTFPTVDPRTGEVIARVAEGDAEDVDRAVVAARKAFDEGPWPRMTAYERSRILLRFADLIEKHNDDIAALETWDNGKPYEQAAHIEVPMLARLMRYYAGWTDKIHGLIVPADGPHHVQVLHEPIGVVGQIIPWNFPLLMYGWKVGPALACGNTIVLKTAEQTPLSALYVSKLLHEAGLPEGVLNIVSGFGPTAGAALASHMDVDKIAFTGSTDTGKVILELSARSNLKPVTLELGGKSPFIVMDDADIDQAVELAHFALFFNQGQCCCAGSRTFVHERVYDEFVEKSKARALKRVVGDPFRKGVEQGPQIDDEQFKKILRYIKSGVDSGATLVTGGDKLGDKGYYIQPTIFSDVQDGMKIAQEEIFGPVQSIFKFNDLNEVIKRANASQYGLAAGVFTNNLDTANTLTRALRAGTVWVNCFDIFDAAIPFGGYKMSGIGREKGIDSLKNYLQVKAVVTALKNPAWL